The proteins below are encoded in one region of Hordeum vulgare subsp. vulgare chromosome 3H, MorexV3_pseudomolecules_assembly, whole genome shotgun sequence:
- the LOC123443736 gene encoding carbamoyl-phosphate synthase large chain, chloroplastic, whose translation MATSLSSHSHLRTCPSYAHRATVLLRSLLPFPRRHHGSSRRGLSARSASSNGAAQDTAVTVRHFAAEPTKGGKLAGVKKIMILGAGPIVIGQACEFDYSGTQACKALVEEGYEVVLVNSNPATIMTDPDLAHRTYIGPMTPPLVEGIIANERPDALLPTMGGQTALNLAVSLAESGALDRLGVRLIGASLPAIRAAEDRQLFKQAMDRIGLKTPPSGIGTTLEECLTIAKDIGEFPLIVRPAFTLGGTGGGIAYNRAEFEDICRSGLAASHTQQVLVEKSLLGWKEYELEVMRDMADNVVIICSIENIDPMGVHTGDSITVAPAQTLTDKEYQRLRDYSVAIIREIGVECGGSNVQFAVNPADGEVMVIEMNPRVSRSSALASKATGFPIAKMAAKLSVGYTLDQIPNDITKKTPASFEPSIDYVVTKIPRFAFEKFPGSEPILTTQMKSVGESMALGRTFQESFQKAVRSLETGFAGWGCAPIKELDWDWEKIKYSLRVPNPDRIHAVYAAFKKGMRVEEIHEISFIDKWFLTELKELVDVEQFLISKKLDELSKDDFYQVKRRGFSDNQIAFATSSSESDVRARRSALGVIPTYKRVDTCAAEFEANTPYMYSSYEYECESAPTNRKKVLILGGGPNRIGQGIEFDYCCCHASFALREAGYETIMMNSNPETVSTDYDTSDRLYFEPLTAEDVTNVIDLERPDGIIVQYGGQTPLKLALPIQRHLEEKKLRSASGTGFVKIWGTSPDSIDAAEDRKRFNAILEELGIEQPKGGIARSESDALSIASEVGYPVVVRPSYVLGGRAMEIVYNDEKLIKYLATAVQVDPERPVLVDKYLNDAIEIDIDALADSVGNVVIGGIMEHIEQAGIHSGDSACSLPTRTVSTKCLDIIRSWTTKLAKRLNVCGLMNCQYAITPTGEVFLLEANPRASRTVPFVSKAIGHPLAKYASLIMSGVTLPELGFTKEVIPKHVSVKEAVLPFEKFQGCDILLGPEMRSTGEVMGIDYEFSGAFAKAQIAAGQILPVSGTVFLSLNDLTKRHLAEIGRGFREVGFNIIATSGTAKVLELEGIPVEPVLKIHEGRPNARDMLKNGQIQVMVITSSGDDLDSRDGLQLRRLALAYKVPIITTVDGARATMDAIKSMKNKSIEILALQDYFQPADAPQKLPAAQAAP comes from the exons atggcgaCCTCACTCTCATCCCACTCCCACCTGCGCACATGCCCCTCCTACGCCCACCGCGCCACCGtgctcctccgctccctcctcccCTTCCCGCGCCGTCACCACGGCTCCTCCCGCCGCGGCCTCTCCGCCCGCTCCGCCTCCTCCAACGGTGCCGCACAGGACACCGCCGTCACCGTACGCCACTTCGCCGCTGAGCCCACCAAGGGCGGCAAGCTCGCCGGCGTCAAGAAGATCATGATTCTCGGCGCTGGGCCCATCGTCATCGGCCAGGCGTGCGAGTTCGACTACTCCGGCACACAGGCTTGCAAGGCGCTCGTCGAGGAAGGATACGAGGTGGTGCTCGTCAACTCCAACCCGGCCACCATCATGACCGACCCCGACCTCGCCCACCGCACTTACATCGGGCCCATGACCCCGCCGCTCGTCGAGGGCATCATCGCCAATGAGCGCCCCGATGCGCTCCTCCCCACCATGGGCGGACAGACGGCGCTCAACCTCGCCGTCTCTCTGGCCGAATCCGGCGCGCTCGACCGCCTCGGTGTGCGCCTCATCGGCGCTTCCCTCCCTGCTATTCGCGCCGCGGAGGACCGCCAGCTATTCAAGCAGGCCATGGACCGCATCGGACTCAAGACGCCCCCCTCTGGCATCGGCACCACGCTTGAGGAGTGCCTCACAATCGCAAAGGACATTGGTGAGTTCCCCCTGATTGTCCGACCAGCTTTCACGCTTGGTGGCACCGGGGGAGGCATCGCCTATAACAGGGCCGAGTTTGAGGACATTTGCCGCTCTGGTCTGGCGGCTTCACACACGCAGCAGGTGCTTGTGGAGAAATCCCTGCTCGGGTGGAAGGAGTACGAGCTGGAGGTGATGCGTGACATGGCCGACAATGTGGTCATCATCTGCTCCATTGAGAATATCGACCCCATGGGTGTGCATACAGGCGATTCAATCACCGTGGCGCCTGCTCAGACTCTCACTGATAAGGAGTACCAGAGACTCAGGGACTACTCCGTGGCCATCATCCGGGAGATTGGTGTGGAGTGCGGTGGTTCCAATGTACAGTTTGCCGTGAACCCTGCAGACGGGGAGGTCATGGTGATTGAGATGAACCCCAGGGTTTCAAGGTCATCAGCTCTTGCATCAAAGGCCACTGGGTTTCCGATAGCCAAGATGGCAGCAAAACTCTCAGTAGGCTATACGTTGGACCAGATTCCAAATGATATCACAAAGAAGACGCCTGCTAGCTTTGAGCCCTCCATTGACTATGTTGTCACAAAG ATACCGCGATTTGCGTTTGAGAAATTCCCTGGTTCTGAACCAATATTAACTACACAGATGAAGTCTGTTGGTGAGTCAATGGCATTAGGGCGGACCTTTCAGGAATCTTTCCAGAAAGCTGTTCGTTCATTGGAGACTGGCTTTGCAGGGTGGGGTTGTGCGCCCATCAAGGAACTTGACTGGGACTGGGAAAAGATAAAATATAGCTTACGTGTACCTAATCCAGACCGTATCCATGCCGTGTATGCTGCTTTCAAGAAAGGCATGAGGGTTGAAGAAATCCATGAAATTAGCTTTATTGATAAATGGTTCCTTACAGAGCTCAAGGAGCTAGTTGATGTTGAGCAGTTCCTTATTTCAAAGAAATTAGATGAGCTCTCAAAAGATGACTTCTATCAAGTGAAGAGGAGGGGTTTTAGTGACAATCAGATTGCATTTGCGACGTCTTCGTCGGAAAGTGATGTGAGAGCGAGACGTTCTGCATTAGGTGTCATTCCAACATACAAGCGTGTTGATACCTGTGCCGCTGAGTTTGAAGCCAACACCCCCTATATGTACTCTTCATATGAATATGAATGCGAGTCAGCTCCAACTAATCGGAAGAAAGTCTTAATATTGGGTGGTGGACCCAATAGGATAGGGCAGGGTATTGAGTTTGATTACTGCTGTTGCCATGCCTCATTTGCGCTCCGAGAG GCTGGATATGAGACTATAATGATGAACTCTAATCCGGAGACTGTCTCAACTGACTATGATACCAGCGACCGACTGTACTTTGAACCATTGACAGCTGAGGATGTTACAAATGTGATTGATTTGGAGCGTCCAGATGGTATAATTGTGCAGTACGGAGGGCAAACTCCTCTAAAGCTCGCCCTTCCGATACAACGCCATCTAGAGGAGAAGAAGCTGCGGTCTGCTTCAGGCACAGGATTTGTGAAGATATGGGGAACATCACCAGATTCTATTGATGCCGCCGAGGACagaaaaagatttaacgcaattctTGAAGAGCTTGGGATTGAGCAACCTAAAGGAGGGATAGCAAGAAGCGAGTCTGATGCATTGTCAATTGCCTCAGAAGTAGGCTACCCTGTTGTTGTCCGGCCCTCATATGTTCTTGGTGGACGAGCAATGGAGATTGTGTACAATGATGAAAAATTAATAAAGTACCTTGCGACTGCAGTGCAAGTAGATCCGGAAAGACCTGTCCTGGTGGATAAATACCTGAATGATGCAATTGAAATTGATATTGATGCATTGGCAGACTCAGTTGGGAATGTTGTGATTGGTGGAATTATGGAGCATATTGAGCAGGCTGGTATACATTCTGGTGATTCTGCATGTTCCCTTCCCACTAGAACGGTCTCAACCAAGTGCTTAGATATCATTCGTTCATGGACAACAAAGCTTGCGAAGCGTCTCAATGTCTGTGGGCTCATGAACTGCCAGTATGCTATCACTCCTACTGGTGAGGTGTTCCTTCTTGAGGCAAATCCTCGAGCTTCACGCACAGTCCCTTTTGTCTCGAAAGCAATTGGCCATCCGTTGGCTAAATATGCATCTCTGATCATGTCTGGAGTGACCTTGCCAGAGCTTGGGTTTACCAAAGAAGTGATTCCTAAGCATGTTTCTGTCAAGGAGGCTGTTCTTCCATTTGAGAAATTCCAAGGCTGTGACATTCTTCTTGGACCAGAGATGCGCAGCACTGGAGAGGTTATGGGCATTGACTATGAGTTTTCTGGTGCGTTTGCAAAGGCCCAGATTGCTGCTGGACAGATACTTCCTGTAAGCGGCACTGTGTTTCTAAGCCTAAATGACTTGACGAAACGCCACCTTGCTGAAATTGGGCGTGGGTTCCGTGAAGTTGGGTTCAACATCATTGCAACATCTGGAACAGCCAAAGTACTTGAGCTTGAGGGCATCCCAGTGGAACCAGTTCTGAAAATACACGAGGGGCGACCAAATGCCAGAGATATGCTCAAGAATGGTCAGATACAGGTGATGGTGATAACAAGCTCAGGCGATGACCTTGACTCGAGAGATGGCCTCCAGCTGCGCAGGCTAGCCCTGGCCTACAAGGTCCCCATAATTACAACCGTGGATGGTGCTCGGGCTACCATGGACGCCATCAAGAGTATGAAGAACAAGTCCATTGAGATTCTTGCATTGCAAGACTATTTCCAGCCTGCTGATGCACCACAGAAGTTGCCAGCTGCACAAGCCGCCCCTTAG